One genomic window of Deltaproteobacteria bacterium includes the following:
- a CDS encoding Fic family protein: MYQPAFKTTIRVTCLLEDIAKIREQIRSSLIRVPWVPTLVKDAMARAAWGSTAIEGCTLSLEAVRGLIEGKEAIGYPDKHVQMAGNYLNALTWIQKKEKTAQITENHIFQLHNILGKGAVDEGPVGKYRKVDVRAGLHVGSPWKNVPKHTRDFLKWFNTSAKELPAVFSSAILHLRLAEIHPFRDGNGRVARIMATWEFYRRGFDTMHIFALDEVLQENRALYIKNLQRVQVEGQDLGGWIEFMAETILETLERVESRIRAFGPLIKEPLFLTVRQEKLLRILRERGKMGIRDIAQTLSVTIPGAHYVLKPLLRAGIIEKLGTHKNTHYVLVSLK, translated from the coding sequence ATGTATCAACCCGCGTTTAAAACCACAATTAGGGTTACCTGTCTCTTGGAGGATATAGCAAAAATCAGAGAACAGATAAGATCCTCTCTCATTCGTGTTCCATGGGTTCCAACTCTGGTCAAAGATGCCATGGCAAGAGCCGCTTGGGGGTCAACGGCCATAGAAGGTTGTACCCTTTCACTTGAGGCGGTAAGAGGGCTTATAGAAGGAAAAGAGGCTATTGGTTATCCGGATAAACACGTCCAGATGGCCGGGAATTATCTCAATGCTCTTACGTGGATACAGAAAAAAGAAAAAACGGCGCAGATAACTGAAAACCATATTTTTCAACTTCATAACATCCTTGGAAAAGGCGCGGTCGATGAAGGACCCGTTGGAAAATACCGAAAAGTGGATGTCAGGGCCGGTCTTCATGTAGGGTCGCCTTGGAAAAATGTTCCCAAACATACGCGTGATTTTTTAAAATGGTTTAACACGTCGGCAAAAGAACTACCCGCTGTTTTCTCATCCGCAATTCTTCATCTTCGTCTGGCCGAGATTCATCCATTTCGTGATGGCAATGGCCGCGTTGCAAGGATTATGGCCACATGGGAATTTTACCGCAGAGGCTTTGACACAATGCACATTTTTGCCTTGGATGAGGTACTTCAGGAAAACCGCGCACTCTACATAAAAAACCTTCAACGCGTTCAGGTGGAAGGGCAGGATTTGGGAGGGTGGATAGAATTCATGGCAGAAACCATCCTTGAAACCCTTGAACGGGTTGAATCGAGAATTCGTGCATTTGGACCCCTGATTAAAGAACCATTGTTTCTAACAGTGCGGCAGGAGAAACTTCTCCGGATATTGAGGGAACGAGGCAAGATGGGCATTAGAGACATTGCCCAAACCCTAAGTGTAACCATACCCGGAGCTCACTATGTTTTGAAACCGCTTCTCAGAGCTGGAATCATTGAAAAACTTGGAACCCACAAAAATACCCATTATGTTTTAGTATCTTTAAAGTAG
- a CDS encoding SUMF1/EgtB/PvdO family nonheme iron enzyme — MESLPAASPYCLDHAEATNAEVQIFCKKNPHSIVAKSRACQPPPTGMNNASQPAVGFNWKSAQAYCRALGKRLPTNAEWEKGAEGPQGYPFGTHDGEISKSRAHYDAQTTALVCSYPPNGYELCDMSGNVYEWTAEKVLRGGAWVSSSGDKLKVDLKTPEDPKKESVSTGVRCAISLPVKK; from the coding sequence ATGGAATCTCTCCCCGCCGCTTCCCCTTATTGCCTTGATCACGCTGAGGCAACAAATGCGGAGGTTCAGATTTTTTGTAAAAAAAATCCCCATTCTATCGTGGCAAAGAGTCGTGCCTGCCAGCCGCCCCCTACGGGGATGAACAATGCCAGTCAACCTGCGGTTGGTTTTAATTGGAAAAGTGCACAAGCCTATTGCAGGGCACTTGGAAAACGCCTACCCACTAATGCTGAATGGGAAAAGGGCGCCGAAGGACCTCAAGGATATCCCTTCGGAACTCATGACGGAGAAATTTCAAAATCGCGGGCACACTATGATGCTCAAACAACAGCATTGGTTTGCTCTTACCCACCCAATGGTTATGAACTTTGCGATATGTCTGGAAATGTCTACGAATGGACGGCAGAAAAAGTCTTGCGAGGAGGAGCTTGGGTTTCTTCTTCCGGCGATAAACTGAAGGTTGATTTGAAAACTCCTGAAGATCCCAAAAAAGAAAGTGTCAGCACCGGCGTTCGGTGTGCCATCAGTCTTCCTGTAAAAAAATAG